One window of the Streptomyces sp. NBC_00259 genome contains the following:
- a CDS encoding ECF transporter S component codes for MRPARSVRLGPRAVAALVLISAIGVAAFGWPLLADADSAITDHAQDAPWLFAALLPLLVGVVVATIADGGMDAKAVAMLGVLAAVGAALRPLGAGTAGLEPMFFLMVLSGRVLGPGFGFVLGSVTMFASALLTGGVGPWMPFQMLAMGWFTMGAGLLPGPDRLRGRAELLMLAGYGFAASFAYGTVMNLQGWTIVPGTASGISFHAGDPIGENLVRFVAYVLATSLGWDLGRAALTVVLTLTVGPTLLKALRRATRRAAFEAQVTFEPAKTSPEP; via the coding sequence ATCCGCCCCGCCCGTTCCGTTCGCCTCGGCCCCCGCGCCGTCGCCGCGCTCGTCCTCATCAGTGCGATCGGCGTCGCCGCCTTCGGCTGGCCGCTGCTCGCCGACGCGGACTCCGCCATCACGGACCACGCCCAGGACGCTCCCTGGCTCTTCGCCGCGCTCCTTCCCCTCCTCGTCGGCGTCGTCGTCGCGACCATCGCCGACGGAGGCATGGACGCGAAGGCGGTCGCGATGCTCGGCGTCCTCGCCGCGGTCGGCGCGGCGCTGCGTCCGCTCGGCGCCGGCACGGCGGGCCTGGAGCCCATGTTCTTCCTGATGGTGCTGAGCGGCCGGGTCCTCGGCCCGGGCTTCGGCTTCGTCCTCGGCTCGGTGACGATGTTCGCGTCCGCGCTGCTCACGGGCGGTGTCGGGCCGTGGATGCCGTTCCAGATGCTCGCGATGGGCTGGTTCACGATGGGCGCGGGCCTGCTGCCGGGCCCGGACCGGCTGAGGGGCCGTGCCGAGCTGCTGATGCTCGCGGGATACGGTTTCGCCGCGTCGTTCGCGTACGGCACGGTCATGAATCTGCAGGGCTGGACGATCGTGCCGGGCACGGCTTCGGGGATCTCCTTCCACGCGGGCGACCCGATCGGCGAGAACCTCGTCCGCTTCGTCGCGTACGTGCTCGCCACCTCGCTGGGCTGGGACCTGGGCCGCGCCGCCCTCACCGTCGTGCTGACGCTCACCGTCGGCCCGACGCTGCTGAAGGCGCTGCGCAGGGCGACGAGGAGGGCGGCCTTCGAGGCCCAGGTCACATTCGAGCCCGCCAAAACCTCCCCGGAGCCGTGA
- a CDS encoding ALF repeat-containing protein has translation MAGLVGAVPAQALEDPAQGEDLSSDHIPATDRGKVLEAWKAGGPAVKAAAEVALLGSDSDVRTFLDGEKAVAELSDDRVATVQIFSAGGRGVREAAERALAGTPAQLDTFLKTGWQAPFEQDQRVRATQIISAGGPEVKEVGQAALNGTADDVQNFIAESQYAARQNDERVQVVQILSTGGPATREAAQAALDGAHEDVTEFLEVGQHVARARDQEQATIEDLVALVEEAGRQARVETEAAKEASARAVAATKLAKEAAQKAAAETAAAKDDATKASNAAGRAADAAEGAAKAAQQAITASRAANTSARVAANAAAQAASAAAAAAQAASRARNAAAAAATDATKAKEARQAAEGARTAAKGAEKAAVAAEFAGDAADEAGKAALAAAGAGSNADLAAAAAQQASGHAGVSSAQAQRARDAAAAARRHAAEATRAANKAVELAGKSAKAAREARDAAKSAAAHARNAAAAADAAAEHAGDAAVAAAESTKHAAEAKKAADAATAAVAKARTTYDLAREVEAEELADRRYSEVEEAKALKVADDERKAEEQKAAAEARAADEEALRLAAEVTNPGNDLGETATKSRKVALHVAKTRGPWSVTTAEAALAGSDALVVEYIRAGWKEAGERDEYARTVNLALDSEYEPVRTAAKTALKGDTAQIGAFIATGQHEAAKNDYRIRTTQLIDGAGSGVKKAGQDALNSGSTDKLREFIHTGYYTARTTDERVRAVQLRSTGGPELKAAADVALAGPPQVLHRFIEVEQFRAKRKDQLTASHVSRVQRLIAGAARVAATAQKDAALAAKVAAEARKAAEDAARYARDAEESARQAGEYAKQADAHADAAEKSAAEAAASARTARAAEASAKDAVLRADLSASRAEASAVSAQHSASEAWAAADAAYASSVAAGKDATAASKAADEAGDIAFRKLQEEIRAHFANLVAEMEERSLKAEDEEFEEYLRKLDEIDWGKVFSEGGHFTLDALGLIPGFGEIADGANCAWYFGEDKKIDAGLSCAGMVPFAGWGAAGVKFGKWGTKADGFFKKLFGKNAQFPSCARSLARSLTRSMARSMTQGISCPVGFANMGNDIFVSPAGLVYMRESAAKHRIDHIMDHTKAVDGKPLHGVFKVKNQDELLKMIDDAWKKGGEVVPTNNKNKVTRIDYDEAIGEGGEKFLCVVTRVVKKKDRVITAYPSSSRDCPRF, from the coding sequence ATGGCCGGACTCGTCGGGGCCGTTCCGGCCCAGGCCCTCGAAGACCCCGCCCAGGGCGAGGATCTGAGCAGCGATCACATTCCGGCCACCGACCGTGGCAAGGTCCTGGAGGCGTGGAAGGCCGGTGGCCCCGCGGTCAAGGCGGCTGCGGAAGTCGCCTTGTTGGGGTCGGACTCGGACGTACGCACCTTCCTCGACGGCGAGAAGGCGGTGGCCGAGCTCAGCGATGACCGGGTGGCCACCGTGCAGATCTTCTCGGCCGGCGGTCGTGGCGTGCGGGAAGCGGCGGAGCGGGCCCTGGCCGGTACGCCCGCACAGCTGGACACCTTCCTCAAGACCGGCTGGCAGGCGCCGTTCGAGCAGGACCAGCGAGTCCGTGCCACCCAGATCATCAGCGCCGGCGGCCCCGAGGTGAAGGAGGTCGGCCAGGCGGCGCTCAACGGCACCGCCGACGACGTCCAGAACTTCATCGCCGAGAGCCAGTACGCGGCCCGGCAGAACGACGAGCGCGTCCAGGTCGTGCAGATCCTGAGCACGGGTGGTCCCGCGACCAGGGAAGCCGCGCAGGCCGCACTCGACGGCGCGCACGAGGACGTGACGGAGTTCCTGGAGGTGGGCCAGCACGTCGCGCGCGCCCGCGACCAGGAACAGGCCACCATCGAGGACCTCGTCGCCCTCGTCGAAGAGGCCGGCCGTCAGGCCCGGGTGGAGACCGAGGCCGCGAAGGAGGCGTCGGCCCGCGCGGTCGCCGCGACGAAGCTGGCCAAGGAGGCCGCGCAGAAGGCGGCCGCCGAGACCGCGGCCGCCAAGGACGACGCGACCAAGGCGTCCAACGCCGCCGGCCGCGCGGCCGACGCCGCCGAGGGTGCGGCCAAGGCCGCGCAGCAGGCGATCACCGCATCCCGTGCCGCCAACACCTCGGCCCGGGTCGCCGCGAACGCCGCGGCCCAGGCGGCGTCCGCCGCCGCGGCAGCCGCCCAGGCCGCTTCCCGCGCCCGTAACGCGGCCGCGGCCGCCGCGACCGACGCGACCAAGGCCAAGGAAGCGCGCCAGGCGGCCGAGGGTGCCCGTACCGCCGCCAAGGGAGCCGAGAAGGCGGCCGTGGCCGCCGAATTCGCCGGCGACGCGGCCGACGAGGCCGGCAAGGCGGCCCTGGCCGCCGCCGGCGCGGGCAGCAACGCCGACCTCGCCGCGGCCGCGGCACAGCAGGCGAGCGGTCACGCAGGCGTCTCCAGCGCCCAGGCCCAGCGGGCAAGGGACGCGGCCGCGGCGGCTCGCCGCCACGCGGCCGAGGCCACCCGGGCCGCGAACAAAGCCGTGGAACTGGCCGGCAAGTCCGCCAAGGCGGCGCGCGAAGCCCGCGACGCCGCCAAGTCGGCCGCCGCGCACGCCAGGAACGCCGCTGCCGCCGCGGACGCGGCCGCCGAGCACGCCGGTGACGCCGCCGTGGCCGCGGCCGAGTCGACCAAGCACGCCGCGGAGGCCAAGAAGGCGGCCGACGCGGCGACAGCCGCGGTCGCCAAAGCGAGGACCACCTACGACCTGGCCCGTGAGGTCGAGGCGGAGGAGCTGGCCGACCGCAGGTACAGCGAGGTCGAGGAGGCCAAGGCCCTCAAGGTCGCCGACGACGAGCGCAAGGCGGAGGAGCAGAAGGCCGCCGCAGAGGCCAGGGCGGCCGACGAGGAGGCGCTCCGTCTCGCGGCCGAGGTGACCAACCCGGGCAACGACCTGGGGGAAACGGCCACGAAGTCGCGCAAGGTCGCGCTGCACGTCGCGAAGACCCGGGGCCCTTGGAGCGTCACCACGGCCGAGGCCGCCCTCGCGGGCTCCGACGCACTGGTCGTCGAGTACATCCGGGCCGGCTGGAAGGAAGCAGGCGAACGGGACGAGTACGCCCGCACCGTCAACCTGGCCCTGGACTCCGAGTACGAACCCGTCCGCACGGCCGCGAAGACCGCGCTCAAGGGCGACACGGCGCAGATCGGCGCCTTCATCGCGACCGGACAGCACGAGGCGGCCAAGAACGACTACCGGATCAGGACGACCCAGCTGATCGACGGCGCCGGATCGGGGGTGAAGAAGGCCGGGCAGGACGCGCTCAACTCCGGCTCGACGGACAAGCTGCGGGAGTTCATCCACACCGGCTACTACACGGCCCGTACGACCGATGAGCGCGTCCGCGCCGTCCAGTTGAGGAGCACCGGCGGCCCCGAACTGAAGGCCGCCGCCGATGTCGCGCTCGCCGGACCGCCCCAGGTGCTGCACCGGTTCATCGAGGTCGAGCAGTTCCGCGCCAAGCGCAAGGACCAGCTCACCGCCAGCCATGTCTCCCGGGTCCAGCGGCTGATCGCCGGGGCGGCCCGCGTTGCCGCGACGGCACAGAAGGACGCCGCGCTGGCCGCCAAGGTGGCGGCAGAGGCCCGTAAGGCGGCGGAGGACGCGGCCAGGTACGCCCGGGATGCCGAGGAGTCCGCGAGGCAGGCGGGCGAATACGCCAAGCAGGCCGACGCCCATGCCGATGCCGCCGAGAAGTCCGCCGCCGAGGCGGCGGCCTCGGCCCGGACGGCACGCGCCGCCGAGGCCAGCGCGAAGGACGCCGTGCTGCGCGCCGACCTGTCGGCGTCCCGTGCGGAGGCCTCCGCCGTCTCGGCGCAGCACTCCGCGAGTGAGGCCTGGGCGGCGGCCGACGCCGCCTACGCCTCGTCCGTCGCCGCCGGCAAGGACGCCACCGCCGCCAGCAAGGCGGCCGACGAGGCCGGGGACATCGCCTTCCGGAAGCTGCAGGAGGAGATCAGGGCGCACTTCGCGAACCTGGTCGCCGAGATGGAGGAGCGCTCCCTCAAGGCGGAGGACGAGGAGTTCGAGGAGTACCTGCGCAAGCTCGACGAGATCGACTGGGGGAAGGTCTTCTCCGAGGGCGGCCACTTCACCCTCGACGCGCTCGGCCTGATCCCGGGCTTCGGCGAGATCGCGGACGGCGCCAACTGCGCCTGGTACTTCGGCGAGGACAAGAAGATCGACGCGGGCCTGTCCTGCGCCGGCATGGTCCCGTTCGCCGGATGGGGCGCCGCGGGCGTCAAGTTCGGCAAGTGGGGCACCAAGGCGGACGGCTTCTTCAAGAAGCTCTTCGGCAAGAACGCGCAGTTCCCCTCGTGCGCCAGGTCGCTCGCCAGGTCCCTGACCAGGTCCATGGCCAGGTCCATGACGCAGGGGATCTCCTGCCCCGTGGGCTTCGCGAACATGGGCAACGACATCTTCGTGTCGCCCGCAGGCCTGGTCTACATGCGCGAAAGCGCCGCAAAGCACCGCATCGACCACATCATGGACCACACGAAGGCCGTCGACGGCAAGCCCCTGCACGGCGTGTTCAAGGTGAAGAACCAGGACGAGCTCCTGAAGATGATCGACGACGCCTGGAAGAAGGGCGGCGAGGTCGTCCCGACCAACAACAAGAACAAGGTCACCCGCATCGACTACGACGAAGCGATCGGTGAAGGGGGCGAGAAGTTCCTCTGCGTCGTCACCAGGGTCGTCAAGAAGAAGGACAGGGTGATCACCGCCTACCCGTCCTCCTCGCGCGACTGCCCCAGGTTCTGA
- a CDS encoding trypsin-like serine protease, producing the protein MSYTRPVRFATLATALTAVPLALSAAPASAVTGGTVPTGSAFAYTARLDIGDTTRGCSAVLVDAEWLLTAASCFADDPVAGLAVSAGAPKQKTTAVIGRTDLTGTQGAERRVVELVPRTDRDVVLARLNRPVTNVTPISLATTAPSAGEELTFAGYGRTKDEWAPLKLHTGTYTVDSAAATTAGVTGKSGAAACMGDSGGPVVRMTGGTATLAALTSQSWQGGCFGVDATETRTGGIAARVDDLASWVNSKAGATRITDFNGDGVEDIAISDPKAVVGGDDGAGVVRIVYGGGKGTAEINQDLDWVPGGAEAGDWFGEALATVDHNEDGYTDLVVGTPSEDLGTAPDAGMVDVFYGAAGGIGTGATKGVHFEQGAGTGAIAASAAENGDRMGHAVAAGRTAAGEPYLVIGVPGEALGSVAKAGSAFYLRGATNVAVHQDKPDVPGNAEANDRFGTSVAGDAHHIAIGNPNEAIGTLANSGGVAVFGHGGADGVPTPQIGLDQDLDTVSGAAEAGDEFGASLSLVTYRPSGAATATESFLVVGSPGEALAVNDADKADAGRVVTFRVTAAGAFNEVDALWQGTADDTVSGTAEAGDRFGEKVTAVNTAPRATSTVSTLRVAVGIPGEAVGTAAGAGAVQTFPLLGTAGDSDVWIEAGNPSGLPGTPGANQHVGRSITFTGTNLYVGMPYGPALGAVHVLPWLNVSGGTKAPVTTHQPGAGGLPPAGGRFGYVAK; encoded by the coding sequence ATGAGCTACACAAGACCCGTGCGCTTCGCCACGCTGGCCACCGCCCTGACAGCGGTCCCGCTCGCGCTCAGCGCCGCACCCGCCTCCGCCGTCACCGGCGGCACCGTTCCCACCGGCAGCGCCTTCGCCTACACCGCGCGCCTGGACATCGGTGACACCACCCGCGGGTGTTCCGCCGTGCTGGTCGACGCAGAGTGGCTGCTGACCGCGGCCAGTTGCTTCGCCGACGACCCGGTCGCGGGCCTCGCCGTGTCCGCCGGTGCCCCGAAGCAGAAGACCACCGCCGTCATCGGCCGCACCGACCTGACCGGCACCCAGGGCGCCGAGCGTCGCGTCGTGGAGCTGGTCCCGCGCACCGACCGTGATGTGGTCCTGGCCCGCCTGAACCGCCCGGTCACCAACGTCACCCCCATCTCCCTGGCCACCACCGCCCCTTCCGCGGGCGAGGAGCTGACGTTCGCGGGCTACGGCCGCACCAAGGACGAGTGGGCGCCCCTCAAGCTGCACACCGGCACGTACACGGTGGACTCGGCAGCCGCCACGACGGCCGGCGTCACCGGCAAGAGCGGCGCGGCCGCGTGCATGGGCGACTCCGGTGGCCCCGTGGTCCGCATGACGGGCGGCACGGCCACCCTCGCCGCCCTCACCAGCCAGTCCTGGCAGGGCGGTTGCTTCGGCGTCGACGCCACCGAGACCCGCACCGGCGGCATCGCCGCCCGTGTCGACGACCTGGCCTCCTGGGTGAACTCCAAGGCCGGTGCCACGCGCATCACGGACTTCAACGGTGACGGCGTCGAGGACATCGCGATCTCCGACCCCAAGGCCGTCGTCGGCGGCGACGACGGGGCCGGTGTGGTCCGGATCGTGTACGGCGGCGGCAAGGGCACCGCCGAGATCAACCAGGACCTCGACTGGGTGCCGGGCGGCGCCGAGGCGGGGGACTGGTTCGGTGAAGCGCTCGCCACCGTCGACCACAACGAGGACGGCTACACCGACCTGGTGGTCGGCACTCCGTCCGAGGACCTCGGCACGGCGCCCGACGCGGGCATGGTCGACGTCTTCTACGGCGCCGCCGGCGGCATCGGCACGGGTGCCACGAAGGGCGTCCACTTCGAGCAGGGCGCCGGCACGGGCGCCATCGCGGCCTCGGCGGCCGAGAACGGCGACCGCATGGGTCACGCCGTCGCCGCCGGGCGGACCGCCGCGGGCGAGCCGTACCTGGTGATCGGCGTGCCCGGCGAGGCCCTCGGGTCCGTCGCCAAGGCGGGCAGCGCGTTCTACCTGCGCGGCGCCACCAACGTCGCCGTCCACCAGGACAAGCCGGACGTCCCGGGCAACGCGGAGGCCAACGACCGCTTCGGCACCAGCGTCGCGGGCGACGCCCACCACATCGCCATCGGCAACCCCAACGAGGCCATCGGCACCCTGGCGAACTCCGGCGGCGTGGCGGTCTTCGGCCACGGCGGCGCGGACGGGGTCCCCACCCCGCAGATCGGGCTCGACCAGGACCTCGACACCGTCTCGGGCGCCGCAGAGGCGGGCGACGAGTTCGGTGCCTCCCTGTCCCTGGTCACGTACCGCCCCTCGGGTGCCGCGACGGCCACGGAATCGTTCCTCGTGGTCGGCTCGCCCGGTGAGGCCCTGGCCGTGAACGACGCCGACAAGGCCGATGCGGGCCGCGTCGTCACCTTCCGCGTCACCGCCGCCGGTGCCTTCAACGAGGTCGACGCCCTCTGGCAGGGCACCGCTGACGACACCGTGTCCGGCACGGCCGAGGCCGGCGACCGCTTCGGCGAGAAGGTCACGGCCGTCAACACCGCACCGCGCGCGACGAGCACCGTCTCGACGCTGCGGGTCGCGGTCGGCATCCCCGGCGAGGCCGTCGGCACGGCGGCGGGCGCGGGCGCGGTCCAGACGTTCCCGCTCCTCGGTACGGCGGGCGACTCCGACGTCTGGATCGAGGCGGGCAACCCCTCGGGCCTGCCCGGCACCCCCGGTGCCAACCAGCACGTCGGCAGGAGCATCACCTTCACCGGCACGAACCTGTACGTCGGCATGCCGTACGGCCCGGCCCTCGGCGCCGTCCACGTGCTGCCCTGGCTGAACGTGAGCGGCGGCACGAAGGCGCCCGTGACCACGCACCAGCCCGGCGCGGGCGGCCTCCCGCCGGCCGGCGGGCGCTTCGGCTACGTGGCGAAGTAG
- a CDS encoding trypsin-like serine protease, whose amino-acid sequence MALTSTLLAATVVTGVLTSPAHAAAGTPVADNAYAFTAKLMIGEGDTARACSGVLVDPRWVVTAASCFTGGLTQLAPGKPAEKTVATIGRTDLTQTTVGATRNAVELVPHPDRDLVMVKLATGVAGVKPVALAATPVTADESVQAAGFGRTKTTWVPDKLHTAPFTAVGDSSANVALTATGDSVICHGDGGGPVLRQAGGTQELVAVTSTSWQGGCLGTPSTETRTGAVATRVDDVRTWITSTAFAAPGDMTGDNKPDLVAVDDLGKLRLYPGTGTGALGSPTYIGSGGWSGASVTHRGDWTGDAMEDIVAIVGGELRVYPNRGDGSLAAPIKIGSGLPTTSKLVGVGDVTRDGRPDLVISYNDKLYRYDGVSGPAPSVAAPVLIGTSGWNVMSLTAPGDADKDGRVDLLARDTRDGILYHYLGQANGTFGDRTEYGRAYTVTNRPLIAGASDANLDGVADMWTTAGDGTLWFYKGGTSIHGPIDGPSTKVGTGAWDTIRSIS is encoded by the coding sequence ATGGCCCTGACGAGCACACTGCTCGCGGCCACCGTCGTCACCGGTGTCCTCACCTCGCCCGCCCACGCCGCCGCCGGCACCCCTGTCGCGGACAACGCCTACGCGTTCACCGCCAAACTGATGATCGGTGAGGGCGACACCGCCCGCGCCTGCTCCGGTGTGCTGGTGGACCCCCGCTGGGTCGTCACCGCCGCCTCCTGCTTCACCGGCGGCCTCACCCAACTCGCCCCCGGCAAGCCCGCAGAGAAGACCGTCGCCACCATCGGCCGCACCGACCTGACCCAGACCACGGTCGGGGCCACCCGGAACGCGGTCGAACTCGTCCCGCACCCCGACCGGGACCTGGTCATGGTGAAGCTGGCCACCGGTGTCGCCGGCGTGAAGCCGGTCGCCCTGGCCGCCACACCGGTGACGGCCGACGAAAGCGTCCAAGCGGCCGGGTTCGGTCGTACGAAGACGACCTGGGTCCCCGACAAGCTGCACACCGCGCCGTTCACCGCGGTCGGCGACAGCTCGGCGAACGTCGCCCTGACCGCCACGGGCGACTCGGTCATCTGCCATGGAGACGGCGGCGGCCCCGTCCTGCGACAAGCGGGTGGCACCCAGGAACTGGTCGCCGTCACCAGCACGTCGTGGCAGGGCGGCTGCCTCGGTACGCCGTCGACGGAAACCCGCACGGGAGCCGTCGCCACCCGTGTCGACGACGTGCGCACGTGGATCACGAGCACGGCGTTCGCCGCTCCGGGCGACATGACCGGCGACAACAAGCCCGACCTCGTCGCCGTCGACGACCTCGGCAAGCTGCGCCTCTACCCCGGTACGGGCACCGGCGCCCTCGGCTCGCCCACCTACATCGGGTCCGGTGGATGGTCGGGTGCCTCTGTGACGCACCGCGGTGACTGGACCGGGGACGCCATGGAGGACATCGTCGCCATCGTCGGCGGCGAACTGCGCGTCTACCCCAACCGCGGCGACGGCTCGCTCGCCGCTCCGATCAAGATCGGCAGCGGTCTGCCCACCACCTCCAAGCTCGTCGGCGTCGGCGACGTCACCCGCGACGGCCGGCCCGACCTCGTCATCTCGTACAACGACAAGCTGTACCGGTACGACGGCGTCAGCGGCCCGGCCCCGTCCGTCGCCGCACCTGTCCTCATCGGCACCAGCGGCTGGAACGTCATGTCCCTGACCGCACCCGGTGACGCCGACAAGGACGGCCGGGTCGATCTGCTCGCCCGGGACACCCGTGACGGAATCCTGTACCACTACCTCGGACAGGCCAACGGAACGTTCGGCGACCGGACCGAGTACGGGCGCGCGTACACCGTCACCAACCGGCCCCTGATCGCCGGCGCCTCCGACGCCAACCTCGACGGCGTCGCCGACATGTGGACCACCGCGGGTGACGGCACCCTGTGGTTCTACAAGGGTGGGACATCGATCCACGGCCCGATCGACGGCCCGAGCACCAAGGTCGGCACCGGCGCCTGGGACACCATCCGCTCCATCAGCTGA
- a CDS encoding steroid 3-ketoacyl-CoA thiolase, producing the protein MAAEPVIVEAVRTPIGKRGGALANLHPAYLLGETYRELLGRTGIHADCVEQIVGGTVTHAGEQSMNPARNAWLTMGLPYETAATTVDCQCGSSQQASHMTANMIAAGVIDIGISCGVEAMSRVPLGSGSKHGPGKPWPDEWNVDLPNQFEAAERIARHRGLTRENVDSLGLISQERAAVAWSEERFKRETFAVQVPTTEEEQAAGQGMWRLVDRDEGLRDTSMEGLAGLKPVMPTAVHTAGNSSQISDGAAAIMWASKRMARALKLKPRARIVAQALVGSDPHYHLDGPIDATRAVLGKAGMSLKDIDLIEVNEAFASVVLSWAQVFEQDLEKVNVNGGGIALGHPVGATGARLITTALHELERTDKEFALVTMCAGGALATGTILQRL; encoded by the coding sequence ATGGCCGCGGAACCCGTCATCGTCGAAGCCGTACGCACACCGATCGGCAAGCGCGGTGGCGCGCTCGCCAATCTGCACCCCGCCTATCTACTGGGCGAGACCTACCGGGAACTGCTCGGCCGCACCGGCATCCACGCCGACTGCGTCGAGCAGATCGTCGGCGGCACCGTCACCCACGCCGGCGAACAGTCCATGAACCCGGCGCGCAACGCCTGGCTCACCATGGGCCTTCCGTACGAGACCGCAGCGACGACCGTGGACTGTCAGTGCGGCTCCTCGCAGCAGGCCTCGCACATGACCGCCAACATGATCGCGGCAGGTGTCATCGACATCGGCATCAGCTGCGGCGTCGAGGCCATGTCGCGCGTACCGCTGGGCAGCGGATCCAAGCACGGGCCGGGCAAACCCTGGCCGGACGAGTGGAACGTCGACCTGCCCAACCAGTTCGAGGCGGCGGAACGCATCGCACGCCACCGCGGGCTCACCCGGGAGAACGTCGACTCGCTCGGGCTCATATCGCAGGAGCGGGCGGCCGTCGCCTGGTCCGAGGAGCGCTTCAAGCGTGAGACGTTCGCCGTCCAGGTGCCCACGACCGAGGAGGAGCAGGCCGCGGGGCAGGGCATGTGGCGGCTCGTCGACCGCGACGAAGGGCTGCGGGACACCTCCATGGAGGGCCTGGCCGGGCTGAAACCGGTCATGCCGACCGCCGTCCACACGGCCGGGAACTCCTCGCAGATCTCCGACGGCGCCGCGGCGATCATGTGGGCGTCCAAGCGCATGGCGCGGGCGCTGAAGCTGAAGCCACGCGCCCGGATCGTCGCGCAGGCGCTCGTCGGTTCCGATCCGCACTACCACCTGGACGGGCCGATCGACGCGACCCGGGCGGTGCTGGGGAAGGCGGGGATGTCGCTCAAGGACATCGACCTCATCGAGGTCAACGAGGCCTTCGCCTCGGTCGTCCTGAGCTGGGCGCAGGTCTTCGAGCAGGATCTGGAGAAGGTCAACGTCAACGGCGGGGGCATCGCGCTGGGGCACCCGGTCGGGGCGACGGGAGCGCGGCTGATCACCACGGCGCTGCATGAACTGGAGCGTACGGACAAGGAGTTCGCGCTGGTGACGATGTGTGCGGGCGGGGCGCTGGCGACCGGGACGATCCTCCAGCGGCTGTAG
- a CDS encoding transglycosylase SLT domain-containing protein — protein sequence MTRSLINRFSARNKSVVAGTAVLLGAVGAVMGTGSAASASTATPQEIAKQMMPAAQFQCFDKIVTHESNWNPSATNASSGAYGLVQALPGGKMASAGADWKTNPKTQIKWGLDYMNERYGSPCGAWNFWQANHWY from the coding sequence TTGACCCGCTCGCTGATCAACCGATTCTCTGCCCGCAACAAGTCCGTCGTTGCCGGTACCGCCGTGCTTCTGGGTGCGGTCGGTGCGGTCATGGGGACGGGATCCGCGGCGTCGGCCTCGACCGCCACGCCGCAGGAGATCGCGAAGCAGATGATGCCCGCCGCCCAGTTCCAGTGCTTCGACAAGATCGTGACGCACGAGTCCAACTGGAACCCGTCCGCCACCAACGCCTCCTCCGGCGCCTACGGCCTGGTCCAGGCCCTGCCCGGCGGCAAGATGGCTTCCGCCGGCGCCGACTGGAAGACCAACCCCAAGACCCAGATCAAGTGGGGTCTGGACTACATGAACGAGCGCTACGGCAGCCCGTGCGGCGCCTGGAACTTCTGGCAGGCCAACCACTGGTACTAA
- a CDS encoding cytochrome P450, translated as MPCPHLPEGFDATDPDLLQSRIPLPEFAQLRQTAPVWWCPQPRGITGFDDEGYWVVTRHADVKHVSTHPELFSSNENTAVIRFNEHISRDQIEVQRLIMLNMDPPEHTRVRQIVQRGFTPRAIRSLESALRDRARKIVETARSGAAADGSFDFVTSVAVELPLQAIAELIGIPQDDRARIFDWSNKMVAYDDPEYAITEEIGAEAAMELIGYSMNLAADRKQCPAKDIVTQLVAAEGEGNLSSDEFGFFVLLLAVAGNETTRNAISHGMHAFLTHPEQWELYKRDRPATAAEEIVRWATPVVSFQRTATQDTELGGQKIKKGDRVGLFYSSANNDPEVFDNPEAFDITRDPNPHLGFGGGGPHFCLGKSLAIQEIELIFTAIADTLPDLRLVGDPRRLRAAWLNGIKELQVSVGG; from the coding sequence ATGCCCTGCCCCCATCTCCCCGAAGGGTTCGACGCCACCGACCCCGATCTGCTGCAGAGCCGTATACCCCTCCCCGAGTTCGCCCAACTGCGGCAGACCGCACCGGTCTGGTGGTGCCCGCAGCCGCGCGGCATCACCGGCTTCGACGACGAGGGGTACTGGGTCGTCACTCGGCACGCGGACGTCAAGCACGTCTCCACCCACCCGGAGTTGTTCTCCTCGAACGAGAACACGGCGGTCATCCGCTTCAACGAGCACATCAGCCGTGACCAGATCGAGGTCCAGCGCCTGATCATGCTCAACATGGACCCGCCCGAGCACACCCGGGTCCGCCAGATCGTCCAGCGCGGCTTCACCCCGCGCGCGATACGCAGCCTGGAGTCGGCACTTCGCGACCGCGCCCGGAAGATCGTCGAGACGGCGCGGAGCGGAGCGGCCGCCGACGGCAGCTTCGACTTCGTCACCAGCGTCGCCGTCGAGCTGCCGCTCCAGGCGATCGCCGAACTCATCGGCATCCCCCAGGACGACCGGGCCCGGATCTTCGACTGGTCGAACAAGATGGTCGCGTACGACGATCCCGAGTACGCCATCACCGAGGAGATCGGCGCCGAGGCGGCCATGGAACTCATCGGCTACTCGATGAACCTCGCCGCCGACCGCAAGCAGTGCCCGGCGAAGGACATCGTCACCCAGCTCGTCGCCGCGGAGGGCGAGGGCAACCTCAGCTCCGACGAGTTCGGCTTCTTCGTGCTGCTGCTCGCCGTCGCCGGCAACGAGACGACGCGCAACGCCATCAGCCACGGCATGCACGCCTTCCTCACCCACCCCGAGCAGTGGGAGCTGTACAAGCGGGACCGCCCGGCGACCGCGGCCGAGGAGATCGTCCGCTGGGCGACGCCCGTCGTCTCCTTCCAGCGGACCGCCACCCAGGACACCGAACTCGGCGGCCAGAAGATCAAGAAGGGCGACCGGGTGGGGCTGTTCTACTCCTCCGCCAACAACGACCCCGAGGTCTTCGACAACCCCGAGGCCTTCGACATCACCCGCGACCCGAACCCCCACCTCGGCTTCGGCGGCGGAGGCCCGCACTTCTGCCTCGGCAAGTCCCTGGCCATCCAGGAGATCGAACTCATCTTCACCGCCATCGCCGACACCCTGCCGGACCTCCGCCTGGTCGGCGACCCGCGCCGGCTGCGCGCGGCCTGGCTGAACGGCATCAAGGAGCTCCAGGTCAGCGTGGGTGGTTGA